One genomic segment of Microbacterium sp. ProA8 includes these proteins:
- a CDS encoding ABC transporter permease: protein MTLYTSTVVTPRRPSRVWAKFGENTAYALGLPILLLVVWGIWSSVSSVPFFPSPLVIAEAFVETWVGPAFFDDVLPSLGRLAIGIVLAVGLGIAAGIVIGLVQWLRELLEPVFEFFRAVPPPVLIPIVAVLVGANDLMKVVVIVAGAIWPVLLNTIEGVRSTDSVMTETARSFAVTSGERLRYLVLPAASPRIMTGVRQCLSIALILMVISEMFFSSSGLGYRIVFFQRNYLIAEMWSGIVLLGLIGVLLAVIFGFVERRVLRWYHGIKEVERA, encoded by the coding sequence GTGACCCTCTACACGAGCACCGTCGTCACGCCGCGCCGTCCGTCGCGCGTCTGGGCGAAGTTCGGCGAAAACACCGCCTACGCGCTCGGGCTGCCCATCCTCCTGCTCGTCGTGTGGGGCATCTGGTCGTCCGTCTCCTCCGTCCCGTTCTTCCCGAGCCCGCTCGTCATCGCCGAGGCGTTCGTCGAGACCTGGGTGGGGCCGGCGTTCTTCGACGATGTGCTGCCCAGCCTCGGCCGGCTCGCGATCGGCATCGTGCTGGCGGTCGGCCTGGGCATCGCGGCCGGCATCGTCATCGGCCTGGTGCAGTGGCTGCGAGAGCTGCTCGAGCCCGTGTTCGAGTTCTTCCGCGCGGTGCCGCCGCCGGTCCTCATCCCGATCGTCGCCGTGCTCGTCGGTGCGAACGACCTCATGAAGGTGGTCGTGATCGTCGCCGGCGCGATCTGGCCCGTGCTGCTCAACACCATCGAGGGAGTCCGCTCGACGGACTCGGTGATGACCGAGACCGCACGGTCGTTCGCGGTGACCTCCGGCGAGCGGCTGCGCTACCTGGTGCTTCCGGCGGCGAGCCCGCGGATCATGACGGGCGTGCGGCAGTGCCTCTCGATCGCGCTCATCCTGATGGTGATCTCCGAGATGTTCTTCTCGTCCTCGGGCCTCGGCTATCGAATCGTCTTCTTCCAGCGCAACTACCTCATCGCCGAGATGTGGAGCGGCATCGTGCTGCTCGGCCTCATCGGTGTCCTGCTCGCGGTGATCTTCGGGTTCGTCGAGCGGCGCGTGCTTCGCTGGTACCACGGAATCAAGGAGGTGGAGCGTGCCTGA
- a CDS encoding ABC transporter permease, protein MTATADAPAIAATTPHARQHRTLRKLVLGVAGIIGFLATWQLLPTLGIVNPAYFPTATETIAQLFVLFGDLEFWRNVGRTLTSWALGLVIATVLAVVLGTIIGLVPFLRRATHTTVEFLRPIPSVALIPLAILMFGYQLQAALLIIVYASFWQVFIQVLYGVADVDAVARDTARSFGLSRGSRIVNLVFPTALPYLMTGLRLAATVALILAITAEMFISIPGLGRAIMLARESGQWTTVYALVIVTGMLGLLVNLIFRAIERRSLSWHQSIRGEEVL, encoded by the coding sequence GTGACCGCCACCGCTGACGCTCCGGCGATCGCTGCCACGACGCCGCACGCCCGCCAGCACCGCACCCTGCGCAAGCTCGTGCTCGGCGTGGCCGGAATCATCGGGTTCCTGGCGACCTGGCAGCTGCTGCCGACGCTCGGGATCGTGAACCCGGCGTACTTCCCGACGGCGACGGAGACGATCGCGCAGCTGTTCGTGCTCTTCGGCGATCTGGAGTTCTGGCGCAACGTCGGCCGCACGCTGACGTCCTGGGCGCTGGGCCTCGTGATCGCGACGGTGCTCGCCGTCGTGCTCGGCACGATCATCGGCCTGGTGCCGTTCCTCCGCCGCGCCACCCACACCACGGTGGAGTTCCTGCGGCCGATCCCGTCGGTCGCGTTGATCCCGCTCGCGATCCTCATGTTCGGCTATCAGCTGCAGGCGGCGCTCCTCATCATCGTGTACGCGAGCTTCTGGCAGGTGTTCATCCAGGTGCTCTACGGCGTCGCCGACGTCGACGCCGTCGCCCGCGACACGGCTCGCAGCTTCGGGCTGTCGCGGGGATCGCGGATCGTCAACCTCGTCTTCCCGACCGCGCTGCCGTACCTCATGACGGGCCTCCGGCTCGCCGCGACCGTCGCGCTGATCCTCGCCATCACCGCCGAGATGTTCATCAGCATCCCCGGGCTGGGCCGCGCCATCATGCTGGCTCGCGAGTCGGGGCAATGGACGACGGTTTATGCCCTCGTCATCGTGACCGGCATGCTCGGCCTGCTCGTCAACCTCATCTTCCGCGCGATCGAGCGCCGGTCGCTGTCCTGGCACCAGTCCATCCGAGGGGAGGAGGTCCTGTGA
- a CDS encoding ABC transporter substrate-binding protein: MKKSLATLGVLAAAALALSGCTDSAADPESTATSGGEEDSGELTAVRVAALPIAESGALWAAIDEGIFEDHGLEIEVVPAQGGANAIPALLSGDIQFAIGQPFGPIRADAQDLGVVIVGNYANSLAEGDDVNAVVALGDSGIMRPADLAGKKVSVNTIGAAGDLTIRKAVEDDGGDPSTIEFVEVAFPDVPAQLAAGTMDAAWAPDPFRGMVLGDGGVSVVAPYQATIPGLSVLTNITTQALLDDDPELVADYSAAMAEALEWASENEDAVRAAIATNLEIPEEAAAGITLPTFTWDLADAGIEDLGALAVEYAYIEAEPDFDRLLQQQ, translated from the coding sequence ATGAAGAAGAGTCTTGCCACCCTCGGTGTTCTCGCCGCCGCCGCGCTCGCGCTGAGCGGCTGCACCGATTCCGCCGCCGATCCCGAATCCACCGCTACGTCCGGCGGCGAGGAGGACTCGGGCGAGCTGACCGCAGTCCGCGTCGCCGCGCTGCCGATCGCCGAGTCCGGCGCCCTCTGGGCCGCCATCGACGAGGGCATCTTCGAAGACCACGGCCTCGAGATCGAGGTCGTCCCCGCGCAGGGCGGCGCCAACGCCATCCCGGCACTGCTGAGCGGCGACATCCAGTTCGCCATCGGCCAGCCGTTCGGCCCCATCCGTGCCGACGCGCAGGATCTCGGCGTCGTGATCGTCGGCAACTACGCCAACAGCCTCGCCGAGGGCGACGACGTCAACGCGGTCGTCGCGCTGGGCGACTCCGGCATCATGCGACCGGCCGACCTCGCCGGCAAGAAGGTCTCGGTGAACACCATCGGCGCCGCCGGAGACCTCACGATCCGCAAGGCGGTCGAGGATGACGGCGGCGACCCGTCGACGATCGAGTTCGTCGAGGTCGCGTTCCCCGACGTGCCCGCTCAGCTCGCCGCCGGCACGATGGACGCCGCGTGGGCGCCCGACCCGTTCCGCGGCATGGTGCTCGGCGACGGCGGCGTCTCGGTGGTCGCGCCGTACCAGGCGACGATCCCCGGGCTCTCGGTGCTCACCAACATCACGACGCAGGCGCTCCTCGACGACGACCCCGAGCTCGTCGCCGACTACTCGGCCGCGATGGCCGAGGCCCTGGAGTGGGCGAGCGAGAACGAGGACGCGGTGCGCGCCGCGATCGCGACCAACCTCGAGATCCCCGAGGAGGCCGCTGCCGGCATCACGCTCCCGACCTTCACGTGGGACCTCGCCGACGCCGGCATCGAGGACCTCGGTGCACTGGCGGTCGAGTACGCCTACATCGAGGCCGAGCCCGACTTCGACCGGCTGCTCCAGCAGCAGTAG
- a CDS encoding methylenetetrahydrofolate reductase, translated as MAHATPASPSAAALVEGFSLEMTGKDIAGLEEARDTIPQGTKVNVTFLGNEDLEMRVAAAKAVKEMGFVPVPHISARRLKSQGELEEFLGRLQEVGATEHVFAVGGDPAEPEGPYPDALTVIRSGVLQQFGVREVSIAGYPEGHPDIPADVLWRHLDEKALTLAQQGMDAVILTQFAFDTDPVMTWIGQVRDRGIDAPIRIGTPGPAGIKRLIGFARRFGVGANAMIVKKYGFSLTNLMGTAGPDRFVSDLASLLADPSTGSGTGGGSGDVKLHFYTFGGLLATSNWAREFVAAQSSGARR; from the coding sequence ATGGCCCACGCGACTCCCGCCTCGCCCTCGGCGGCCGCTCTCGTCGAAGGCTTCTCACTGGAGATGACCGGCAAGGACATCGCCGGACTCGAAGAGGCGCGCGACACGATCCCGCAGGGGACGAAGGTCAACGTGACGTTCCTCGGCAACGAAGACCTCGAGATGCGCGTCGCGGCCGCGAAGGCCGTCAAGGAGATGGGGTTCGTCCCCGTCCCCCACATCTCGGCACGGCGGCTGAAGTCGCAGGGCGAGCTCGAGGAGTTCCTCGGGCGCCTGCAGGAGGTCGGCGCGACCGAGCACGTGTTCGCCGTCGGCGGCGACCCCGCCGAGCCCGAGGGCCCGTACCCCGACGCGCTGACCGTGATCCGCTCGGGCGTGCTGCAGCAGTTCGGCGTGCGCGAGGTGTCGATCGCCGGCTACCCCGAAGGCCACCCCGACATCCCCGCCGACGTGCTGTGGCGCCACCTCGACGAGAAGGCGCTCACGCTGGCGCAGCAGGGAATGGATGCCGTCATCCTGACCCAGTTCGCCTTCGACACCGATCCCGTGATGACGTGGATCGGGCAGGTCCGCGACCGCGGCATCGATGCGCCGATCCGCATCGGCACCCCTGGCCCCGCCGGCATCAAGCGGCTGATCGGCTTCGCGCGCCGATTCGGCGTGGGCGCCAACGCGATGATCGTGAAGAAGTACGGGTTCTCGCTCACCAACCTCATGGGCACCGCCGGCCCCGACCGCTTCGTGTCGGACCTGGCCTCGCTGCTGGCGGACCCTTCGACAGGCTCAGGGACCGGGGGTGGCTCCGGCGACGTGAAGCTGCACTTCTACACGTTCGGCGGCCTGCTCGCGACGAGCAACTGGGCGCGTGAGTTCGTGGCCGCGCAGTCCTCGGGAGCGCGCCGATGA
- the purU gene encoding formyltetrahydrofolate deformylase: MTAHLDAHRDHACLTVHGPDQPGIVAAVTALVTRVGGNIVTLDQYSDNPEGGEFFQRVVFHRPDLQAALPDIEADLDRTLTPLALEWRVTDQSIPKRMAILASTSDHCLLELLWRHRRGELPVTIPMVISNHTNTAEDVRAFGIPFFHVPSQGADKSAAEARIVELLKGNVDFVVLARYMQILSDSFLDEVGVPVINIHHSFLPAFIGAAPYRKAKERGVKLIGATSHYVTADLDEGPIIEQDVARVTHAMTAGDLQARGAYVERAVLSRAVQWHAEDRVIRHGNSTIVFT; the protein is encoded by the coding sequence ATGACGGCGCACCTCGACGCGCACCGCGACCACGCCTGCCTGACCGTGCACGGTCCCGACCAGCCGGGGATCGTCGCCGCCGTGACCGCCCTGGTCACGCGCGTCGGCGGGAACATCGTCACGCTCGACCAGTACTCCGACAACCCCGAGGGCGGCGAGTTCTTCCAGCGCGTGGTGTTCCATCGCCCCGACCTGCAGGCGGCGCTGCCCGACATCGAGGCCGATCTCGACCGGACGCTCACCCCGCTCGCGCTGGAGTGGCGCGTCACCGACCAGTCCATCCCGAAGCGGATGGCGATCCTGGCCTCGACGAGCGACCACTGCCTGCTCGAGCTGCTGTGGCGGCACCGTCGCGGCGAGCTGCCGGTGACGATCCCGATGGTCATCTCCAATCACACCAACACCGCGGAGGATGTGCGGGCCTTCGGCATCCCGTTCTTCCACGTTCCCTCGCAGGGCGCCGACAAGTCCGCCGCCGAGGCCAGGATCGTCGAGCTGCTGAAGGGCAACGTCGACTTCGTCGTGCTCGCCCGGTACATGCAGATCCTCTCGGACTCGTTCCTGGACGAGGTCGGGGTGCCGGTGATCAACATCCACCACTCGTTCCTGCCGGCGTTCATCGGCGCCGCTCCCTACCGCAAGGCCAAGGAGCGGGGCGTCAAGCTCATCGGCGCGACGTCGCACTACGTCACCGCCGACCTCGACGAGGGCCCGATCATCGAGCAGGACGTCGCCCGTGTCACCCATGCGATGACCGCCGGCGACCTGCAGGCCCGCGGCGCGTACGTCGAGCGCGCCGTGCTGTCCCGGGCGGTCCAGTGGCACGCCGAGGACCGCGTCATCCGCCACGGCAACAGCACGATCGTGTTCACCTAA
- a CDS encoding aminomethyl transferase family protein, producing MAKNLQELLDGHNAVEMLRNSQIGSYIYPVVPADFQNWIKEQKAWRDTAVLYDQSHHMDNVFLKGSDAIRLISDTAINSVATFPVNRAKQYVPTTASGHVIGDGILFHEAEDEYVYVGRAPASNWLLYHGETGGYSNLDVTVDRRSPSRPYGDAVSRRYYRFQIQGPAAWQVIEKLNGGPLEQLKFFSMSSMQIGGANVRTLRHGMAGAPGLEVWGPYEDHHRVRDIIVEAGSEFGLVPVGSRAYPSNTLESGWIPSPLPAIYSGEEERGYREWLGVDSYEATGTLAGSFVSDDIEDYYLTPWELGYGSFVKFDHDFIGRDALEKIDPATQRRKVTLAWNAEDVTKIFASLFDVEGDSYKFFDLPLANYGSANYDSVTDAGGDVVGFSMFTGYSANEKRALSLATVNPDVPEGAEVTVVWGEPDGGTKKASVEPHKQLEVRAVVSPVPYSTVVRQSYHGGWRTGYQESA from the coding sequence ATGGCGAAGAATCTGCAGGAGCTGCTCGACGGCCACAACGCCGTCGAGATGCTGCGCAACTCGCAGATCGGCTCGTACATCTACCCGGTCGTCCCCGCGGACTTCCAGAACTGGATCAAGGAGCAGAAGGCGTGGCGCGACACCGCCGTGCTCTACGACCAGTCGCACCACATGGACAATGTGTTCCTCAAGGGCTCGGATGCCATCCGGCTGATCTCCGACACGGCCATCAACTCCGTGGCGACCTTCCCCGTGAACCGCGCGAAGCAGTACGTGCCGACGACCGCGTCGGGGCACGTCATCGGCGACGGCATCCTCTTCCACGAGGCCGAGGACGAGTACGTCTACGTCGGCCGCGCTCCCGCGTCGAACTGGCTGCTCTACCACGGTGAGACCGGGGGCTATTCGAACCTCGACGTCACCGTCGACCGCCGCTCGCCCTCGCGCCCGTACGGCGACGCCGTGAGCCGGCGCTACTACCGGTTCCAGATCCAGGGACCGGCGGCGTGGCAGGTGATCGAGAAGCTCAACGGCGGCCCGCTCGAGCAGCTGAAGTTCTTCAGCATGTCGTCCATGCAGATCGGCGGCGCCAACGTCCGCACCCTCCGCCACGGCATGGCGGGCGCGCCCGGTCTCGAGGTGTGGGGGCCGTACGAGGACCACCACCGCGTGCGCGACATCATCGTCGAGGCCGGCTCCGAGTTCGGGCTGGTGCCCGTCGGGTCGCGCGCCTACCCGTCGAACACGCTCGAGTCGGGCTGGATCCCCTCGCCGCTGCCCGCGATCTACTCCGGCGAGGAGGAGCGCGGCTACCGCGAGTGGCTCGGCGTCGACAGCTACGAGGCCACGGGCACGCTCGCGGGCTCGTTCGTCTCGGACGACATCGAGGACTACTACCTCACGCCGTGGGAGCTCGGCTACGGCTCGTTCGTGAAGTTCGACCACGACTTCATCGGCCGCGACGCGCTCGAGAAGATCGATCCGGCGACGCAGCGGCGCAAGGTCACGCTCGCGTGGAACGCCGAGGACGTCACGAAGATCTTCGCGTCGCTCTTCGACGTCGAGGGCGACAGCTACAAGTTCTTCGACCTGCCGCTGGCGAACTACGGGTCGGCCAACTACGACTCGGTGACGGATGCCGGAGGCGACGTCGTCGGCTTCTCGATGTTCACCGGGTACAGCGCCAACGAGAAGCGCGCGCTCTCGCTCGCCACGGTCAACCCCGACGTGCCCGAGGGCGCCGAGGTGACGGTGGTGTGGGGCGAGCCCGACGGCGGCACGAAGAAGGCGTCGGTCGAGCCGCACAAGCAGCTCGAGGTGCGCGCGGTGGTCTCCCCCGTGCCGTATTCGACGGTCGTCCGCCAGAGCTACCACGGCGGCTGGCGCACCGGGTACCAAGAGTCCGCCTGA
- a CDS encoding helix-turn-helix transcriptional regulator — protein MSLRYALLAILRVGPLSGYDLQKQFNQSVGHVWHAPDSQIYPELRKMEELGLIEGEEQARGERGTRRMYHVTDAGNRAFHDWMASPLDYQRVRDPAHLRAAYLETTTPEAARTFLERHIAQWESELAQWEGELERIDAIANPMLVRRLAVTADADRERTIAYKRFAYEGLVERAQGEIAWARRGLELIDRLEGASTSSATGTAGH, from the coding sequence ATGAGTCTGCGGTACGCGCTGCTGGCGATCCTGCGGGTGGGCCCACTCTCGGGGTACGACCTGCAGAAGCAGTTCAACCAGTCCGTCGGGCATGTGTGGCACGCGCCCGACTCCCAGATCTATCCCGAGCTGCGCAAGATGGAGGAGCTCGGCCTCATCGAGGGCGAGGAGCAGGCGCGCGGCGAGCGCGGCACGCGCCGGATGTACCACGTGACGGATGCCGGAAACCGCGCCTTCCACGACTGGATGGCCTCTCCCCTCGACTACCAGCGCGTGCGCGACCCCGCGCATCTGCGGGCGGCGTACCTCGAGACGACCACGCCCGAGGCGGCGCGCACCTTCCTGGAGCGCCACATCGCGCAGTGGGAGAGCGAGCTGGCGCAGTGGGAGGGCGAGCTCGAGCGCATCGACGCCATCGCCAACCCGATGCTCGTGCGCCGGCTCGCCGTGACGGCGGATGCCGACCGCGAGCGCACCATCGCCTACAAGCGCTTCGCGTACGAGGGCCTCGTCGAGCGCGCGCAGGGCGAGATCGCCTGGGCCCGTCGCGGCCTCGAACTCATCGACCGCCTCGAAGGCGCTTCGACAAGCTCAGCGACCGGCACCGCTGGTCACTGA
- a CDS encoding MarR family transcriptional regulator has protein sequence MNDARAAGRLVGNPGFLSARFTSVAATVSNRALARFGLRTRSYSLVEIAASSGGLSQRDIGRILWLDKAHVVRLVDEVVAMGLVVRTKDPRDGRVWLIRATPQGEAVAEEAGRALDDAFADLLRRLSADERAAALTTLRRLAFDLQASDDED, from the coding sequence GTGAACGATGCGCGCGCCGCAGGACGCCTCGTCGGCAATCCTGGCTTCCTCTCCGCGCGGTTCACGTCCGTCGCCGCGACGGTGTCGAACCGGGCGCTCGCGCGCTTCGGGCTGCGCACCCGAAGCTACTCACTCGTCGAGATCGCCGCGTCGTCCGGGGGCCTCTCGCAGCGCGATATCGGGCGCATCCTCTGGTTGGACAAAGCGCACGTGGTGCGTCTCGTCGACGAGGTCGTCGCCATGGGGCTCGTCGTCCGTACGAAGGATCCCCGTGACGGCCGGGTCTGGCTGATCCGCGCGACGCCGCAGGGAGAGGCGGTGGCGGAGGAAGCCGGGCGGGCGCTCGACGACGCCTTCGCCGATCTGCTTCGGCGACTGAGTGCGGACGAGCGTGCCGCCGCCCTGACGACACTCCGGCGACTGGCGTTCGACCTGCAAGCCTCCGACGACGAAGACTGA
- a CDS encoding tannase/feruloyl esterase family alpha/beta hydrolase, translating to MSALVGAAAASVILTVGLAMPAAAAPPAGQEALPQLSAAQPGTLQACESLVGFTFPSTKITQVSRVAAGTVSNGGQPIGEHCLVRGTMNERVSTFDGQTYAIGFEMRLPSAWAGRFLYQGNGGLDGSIAPALGATRGGESGLQMGFAVISSDAGHNGSQNPLFGREPQARLDYGYQAVGTLTPMAKALITDAYGREPDRSYITGGSNGGRHTMVAAARYADEYDGFLAIAPGFNLPQAAVAQLWGAQQWVQVATTPADLSTAFTPAERTLVAQAILTRCDGLDGLADGMVFESTTCQQAFSIKRDVPRCDGDRDGTCLTKEQQSVIEDVFAGARTSNNKEIYSSFPFDPGLTQSGWAGWKFGAPITRDAPAVGFIFTTPPADPSILADLPGYALGFDVDTEAAKIYATSGIYTESSMSFMTPPDPTHLDTLRDRGAKMIVIHGASDGVFSPDDTAAWFDELDRNEGGDAEQFARYFEVPGMGHVAGGPATDQHGGLSALVDWVEQGSAPEQLVASVNPANAEVPADWSPTRSRPLCVYPQVAQYVSGDPETASSFACETPHPGLAYGTR from the coding sequence ATGTCGGCGCTCGTCGGCGCGGCCGCGGCATCCGTCATCCTCACTGTCGGCCTCGCGATGCCCGCCGCCGCCGCGCCGCCAGCCGGCCAGGAAGCGCTGCCGCAGCTTTCGGCCGCCCAGCCGGGCACGCTGCAGGCGTGCGAAAGTCTCGTGGGCTTCACGTTCCCCTCGACGAAGATCACCCAGGTCTCCCGCGTCGCGGCGGGGACGGTCAGCAACGGCGGTCAGCCGATCGGCGAGCACTGCCTGGTGCGCGGCACCATGAACGAGCGTGTGAGCACGTTCGACGGCCAGACGTACGCCATCGGGTTCGAGATGCGGCTTCCCTCGGCGTGGGCGGGGCGCTTCCTCTACCAGGGCAACGGCGGCCTGGACGGCTCGATCGCCCCGGCGCTCGGCGCCACGCGCGGAGGGGAGAGCGGTCTGCAGATGGGATTCGCTGTCATCAGCTCCGACGCCGGGCACAACGGCAGCCAGAACCCGTTGTTCGGCCGTGAGCCGCAGGCGCGCCTCGACTACGGCTACCAGGCCGTCGGCACGCTCACGCCGATGGCCAAGGCGCTGATCACCGACGCCTACGGCCGCGAGCCCGACCGCTCGTACATCACGGGCGGGTCGAACGGAGGCCGCCACACGATGGTGGCCGCCGCCCGGTATGCCGACGAGTACGACGGCTTCCTGGCGATCGCGCCCGGCTTCAACCTGCCGCAGGCGGCGGTCGCACAGCTGTGGGGCGCGCAGCAGTGGGTGCAGGTCGCAACCACGCCGGCCGACCTCAGCACGGCCTTCACGCCGGCTGAGCGCACGCTGGTCGCGCAGGCGATCCTGACCCGCTGCGACGGGCTCGACGGCCTCGCCGACGGAATGGTCTTCGAGAGCACCACGTGCCAGCAGGCGTTCTCGATCAAGCGGGACGTGCCGCGCTGCGACGGCGATCGCGACGGGACGTGCCTGACGAAAGAGCAGCAGTCCGTCATCGAGGACGTGTTCGCCGGTGCGCGCACGAGCAACAACAAGGAGATCTACTCCTCGTTCCCCTTCGACCCGGGCCTCACGCAGAGCGGCTGGGCGGGCTGGAAGTTCGGCGCCCCGATCACCCGCGACGCTCCGGCCGTCGGCTTCATCTTCACCACGCCACCGGCTGACCCGAGCATCCTGGCGGATCTGCCGGGCTACGCGCTGGGCTTCGACGTCGACACCGAAGCGGCGAAGATCTACGCCACGTCGGGCATCTACACCGAGAGTTCGATGTCGTTCATGACGCCGCCCGACCCCACGCACCTCGACACGCTGCGTGACCGCGGCGCGAAGATGATCGTGATCCACGGCGCCTCGGACGGCGTGTTCTCGCCCGACGACACCGCCGCCTGGTTCGACGAGCTCGACCGGAACGAGGGCGGCGACGCGGAGCAGTTCGCGCGGTACTTCGAGGTTCCCGGCATGGGTCACGTCGCCGGCGGACCGGCCACCGACCAGCACGGCGGGCTCTCCGCGCTGGTCGACTGGGTCGAGCAGGGATCCGCGCCCGAGCAGCTGGTCGCGTCGGTCAACCCCGCCAACGCCGAGGTGCCGGCGGATTGGTCGCCGACCCGCTCGCGCCCGCTCTGCGTCTACCCGCAGGTCGCGCAGTACGTTTCGGGCGACCCCGAGACCGCGTCCAGCTTCGCCTGCGAGACGCCGCACCCCGGCCTCGCCTACGGCACGCGCTGA
- a CDS encoding DUF222 domain-containing protein yields MTNLADALTELGDALAKVSAAALADGGLRGCDDTDVLGALATAGRVRRSAEAVMVEAVAVIVDRDGGVGHADRVTTRYGCRNMSELVQRATRVSGRTASDMIAAAHAVQQPVALSTGEVLPAEFPGLRAGLSAGQVGLDGMIAVTGAFRGCQTGRAEMLAADAELAAAACGEGVDAAPPASADELRALAQVWAAYLDQDGAEPEDARALRKRGITVGRRGDDGLVPLRGRLLPELAAQLQLGFDSVLNPRADGAPAPGPCFVEDSDRDPWEPVASAADQRSPAQKQHDAFAVLLTAAAASGELPTLGGAAPTLVVSVRAEDLAAGRGRAHLPGDDQPVPLTVARHIACTGAIQRVVLGENGRIVSITTLDRIFNHHQRKAITLRDGGCVIPGCQVPPQWCEIHHVEEHSRGGPTHTDNGVLLCWFHHRTIDTGGWQIRMIDGIPYVKGPYWWDAQVKWRPATKSPTRRRDLIALRT; encoded by the coding sequence ATGACAAACCTCGCCGACGCTCTCACAGAGCTCGGCGATGCGCTCGCGAAAGTGTCAGCGGCGGCGCTCGCCGACGGCGGGTTGCGGGGGTGCGATGACACCGACGTGCTCGGTGCACTCGCGACGGCCGGCCGAGTCCGGCGGAGCGCGGAAGCGGTCATGGTCGAGGCTGTCGCGGTGATCGTGGACCGTGATGGTGGCGTCGGTCACGCTGACCGGGTCACGACGCGGTACGGATGCCGCAACATGAGCGAACTCGTGCAGCGCGCGACGCGCGTGTCGGGGCGGACGGCGTCCGACATGATCGCCGCTGCGCACGCAGTGCAGCAGCCTGTCGCGTTGTCCACCGGTGAGGTGCTGCCGGCGGAGTTCCCCGGGCTGCGAGCCGGGCTGAGCGCGGGTCAGGTCGGGCTCGACGGGATGATCGCGGTCACCGGCGCGTTCCGCGGCTGTCAGACCGGTCGCGCCGAGATGCTCGCGGCCGACGCTGAGTTGGCCGCGGCCGCGTGTGGCGAGGGGGTGGATGCCGCACCGCCGGCGTCGGCGGACGAGTTGCGCGCCCTGGCGCAGGTGTGGGCGGCGTACCTCGACCAGGACGGCGCCGAGCCCGAAGACGCCCGCGCGCTCCGCAAGCGAGGCATCACCGTGGGTCGTCGCGGCGACGACGGTCTGGTCCCCCTCCGCGGACGCCTGCTCCCCGAACTGGCCGCGCAGCTGCAGCTCGGGTTCGACAGCGTTCTCAATCCGCGCGCGGACGGCGCACCGGCACCAGGGCCCTGCTTCGTCGAGGATTCGGACCGCGATCCATGGGAGCCCGTGGCGTCGGCGGCCGATCAGCGCAGCCCCGCCCAGAAGCAGCACGACGCGTTCGCGGTGCTGCTCACCGCCGCCGCGGCATCCGGCGAACTGCCCACCCTCGGCGGGGCGGCGCCCACCCTGGTCGTGTCCGTGCGGGCGGAAGACCTCGCCGCCGGCCGCGGTCGCGCCCACCTCCCCGGCGACGACCAGCCGGTCCCGCTCACCGTCGCCCGGCACATCGCCTGCACCGGCGCCATCCAGCGCGTCGTGCTGGGCGAGAACGGGCGGATCGTGTCGATCACGACCCTGGACCGCATCTTCAACCACCACCAGCGCAAGGCGATCACCCTCCGCGACGGTGGCTGCGTCATCCCGGGCTGTCAGGTGCCCCCGCAATGGTGCGAAATTCATCACGTCGAGGAGCACTCCCGCGGCGGCCCGACCCACACCGACAACGGAGTGTTGCTCTGCTGGTTCCACCACCGCACCATCGACACCGGCGGCTGGCAGATCCGCATGATCGACGGCATCCCATATGTGAAGGGTCCGTACTGGTGGGACGCGCAGGTGAAGTGGCGGCCCGCCACGAAGTCCCCCACCCGAAGACGCGACCTCATCGCCCTGCGCACATGA
- a CDS encoding DUF998 domain-containing protein, which produces MTALVAGGITVGLIAILHVLEPEYDPSWRMISEYSVGQYGWVMRLAFVTMAISPAAICVALWPFGGAWTLGLAAVALGALGAAFIDADPIMTPRAQATRVGRAHTVLGIVLLAGFPPAALIAGIGVTPTLGWMLAIASVVPWAGLVWFLIAVAPAHGEGGSPEIRIGWPDRFCLLVYLAWVVLAAIGVLSVV; this is translated from the coding sequence GTGACGGCGCTCGTCGCCGGCGGGATCACGGTGGGGCTGATCGCGATCCTTCACGTGCTCGAGCCCGAGTATGACCCGTCGTGGCGGATGATCAGTGAGTACTCCGTCGGGCAATACGGGTGGGTCATGCGCCTCGCCTTCGTGACGATGGCCATCAGCCCCGCCGCAATCTGCGTCGCCTTGTGGCCGTTCGGCGGCGCGTGGACCCTCGGCCTTGCTGCTGTCGCACTGGGCGCGCTCGGTGCCGCGTTCATCGACGCCGATCCGATCATGACTCCGCGCGCTCAGGCCACGCGCGTGGGCAGGGCGCACACGGTACTGGGAATCGTGCTCCTCGCAGGCTTTCCCCCTGCTGCGTTGATCGCGGGGATTGGAGTGACGCCCACGCTGGGATGGATGCTGGCGATCGCCTCCGTCGTTCCGTGGGCCGGCCTGGTGTGGTTCCTCATCGCCGTGGCTCCCGCCCATGGGGAGGGCGGCTCGCCTGAGATCCGAATCGGTTGGCCGGACAGGTTCTGCCTCCTCGTCTACCTGGCATGGGTGGTGCTCGCCGCTATCGGCGTTCTGTCCGTCGTGTGA